From the Ignavibacteriales bacterium genome, the window CTATGTGGGATCAAAAAGCTATGCTATTTATACAAACGAATTCAGTTCAACCCTTGAATGCTTAAGGCAGTTAGGATTCACTCTATCCCAAGGGAAAACATATATGTGGTCAGTTCAATATATCGGAGATTATTCGACTTTAGATGGATATGTAAATGATCCCCGAAATTTGACTCAATATAGTTCGGAATCGGATCAAAGAATGTTTACAGCACAGTGATTATTACAATCCCCCGTTCTACCACCGGGGGATCGTTGATTATTCCAATGAGGTACTGCTTTGTTATTTGACAAGTAACATCTTTTTTGTTTGCGAGAGTTCGCCTGCGGTAAGTGTATAGAAATATACCCCGCTGGCCAGTTTAAGCTTAGCAGTTTCGAAAGTAACACTGTGAGAACCGGACTGCATATATCCGTTTATCAATTGAGCGATCTCTTTTCCGTTGGCATCGTAAATCTTCAGGGAGACATCGGCGCTTTTGGGTATAGAGAAGTTTATTTCCGTCGAGGGATTGAACGGGTTAGGGTAATTCTGCTTCAGTTCAAAGCCGTCAACGAGTGAGCTGTTATTTGTTATACCGACGGAATTTCCAAATCCTAGGACAAACAATCCGCGGTTCATATCGGATGCAACGATCTTACCGGAAGGGAATTTAAACACGCCCCAGCATCCGGCGTAATCACTGTTATTATTCTGCGGGTGAGTATCATACCACGCGATCTGAACGGGGTTTTCCGGGTCGGAGATATCGAGTACATAAACTCCTGCAGTGTAGTGCGCAATAACAGCGGTATCTCCGTAAATTTCGATATTATGAATACGGGCGGTTGTGATACCTGTCGGCTGCCACGTGGCAACCTGTACCGGGTTTTGAATATCCTGGATATCCCAGACTTTCAGCAAACGCGGGAGCGCGCCTACTTCATCCGTGGTCATAATATAATTTTTATCAACTGTAAGCGCGGAATTATGCGTCGATGGATTAGGAAGATTAAGCCATTCATGAACCAGCTTAAGGCTGTCTTTATTAGTCGCGTCAATAACACTAAGGTAACCGTCGTTAATACAGGCGGCATAAATAGTATCATCAATTATCCTTGCGTCGTGAACATAATGGTTGTTCCATTTTCCTCTGACGGTTGGATTTTCAGGATCGACGGAGAGGTCCAGTACAACAGTTCCGTGACCAAATCCTGCATTAGCGCCGTTAAGGTAAAGGTAAGGTCCGCTCTGCGAGATAGAATGTGTAGAGCTGTGACCGGGAGCAAGGAATTTGCCGACGTATCTGACCGAATCGGGAAGATACTGGAGGTCGAATATTTTCACACCGCTGGTATCGGCTTCGGAAACAACATAGGCATAGTGAGAATAAACTTTCATTTCACGCCACAGGTTACCCTGGTCGGGTGCGTGCATAGAGTCGATCATAATGAATGCGGCGATCTCTGTTATATTAGAAGAGTCAGTTACGTCATAAAACACGGGACCCAGGGCAGCACCCAGTATAGCATACTCCCTATTATCGGGAGCGACATATCCCCAGATGGCGGCATAATTCCACGGAGCACCGAACTGCGGAGGTATGGCATAATCATCTATATTTGCTATGAGATGCATATTTCCGTTAGGGAGCTGAGCAAAGGATGATGAAGAAATGATGAGGGTGATGATAAGAGTAAGTATCTTATTCATGGGCGGTTTTTTACTGATTATT encodes:
- a CDS encoding choice-of-anchor B family protein, which encodes MNKILTLIITLIISSSSFAQLPNGNMHLIANIDDYAIPPQFGAPWNYAAIWGYVAPDNREYAILGAALGPVFYDVTDSSNITEIAAFIMIDSMHAPDQGNLWREMKVYSHYAYVVSEADTSGVKIFDLQYLPDSVRYVGKFLAPGHSSTHSISQSGPYLYLNGANAGFGHGTVVLDLSVDPENPTVRGKWNNHYVHDARIIDDTIYAACINDGYLSVIDATNKDSLKLVHEWLNLPNPSTHNSALTVDKNYIMTTDEVGALPRLLKVWDIQDIQNPVQVATWQPTGITTARIHNIEIYGDTAVIAHYTAGVYVLDISDPENPVQIAWYDTHPQNNNSDYAGCWGVFKFPSGKIVASDMNRGLFVLGFGNSVGITNNSSLVDGFELKQNYPNPFNPSTEINFSIPKSADVSLKIYDANGKEIAQLINGYMQSGSHSVTFETAKLKLASGVYFYTLTAGELSQTKKMLLVK